The following proteins come from a genomic window of Cronobacter muytjensii ATCC 51329:
- a CDS encoding PTS transporter subunit EIIC, whose amino-acid sequence MEKSVTLATQILKGMGGEGNILRLENCMTRVRVELRDESLLDLPALKALPGISGYVKQGEQHQLIAGPGRAGQIVDAMRAQMQGGSPAEPTPDDAARVKAQAKARYKAPMSDALRQLANVFIPLIPAFIASGLITGIINILKRPDIVGNFATSYPNLLGLLGIFGSAVFAIMNILVGVNAARVFGGSVAMGGVMAGILSSPQLAQITLFGEPLQPGRGGVIAVLLVVMLMCWLEKTLRRLLPVSVELILNPLLTTLITGAIAIVALQPLGGLISEGIAHGASLAIDKGGLLVGAVLAGTFLPLVLTGLHQGLVPIHVELVQAHGYNALFPILAMAGVGQIGASLAVLMKTRNARLKKVIKGALPVGLLGIGEPLIFGVTLPLGKPFIGACLGGAAGGAIISYFKVATVITFGISGLPLALTIVTGKVMLYLLGYLVAVIAGFLFTWFLGFNDPEE is encoded by the coding sequence ATGGAAAAATCGGTGACACTCGCCACACAAATCCTCAAGGGCATGGGCGGCGAAGGCAATATCCTGCGGCTGGAAAACTGCATGACGCGGGTGCGCGTAGAGTTGCGTGACGAAAGCCTGCTGGATCTCCCGGCGCTGAAAGCGCTGCCCGGCATCAGCGGCTATGTGAAGCAGGGCGAACAGCATCAGCTGATCGCAGGCCCAGGACGCGCAGGCCAGATCGTCGATGCGATGCGCGCGCAGATGCAGGGCGGCTCACCGGCTGAACCCACGCCTGACGACGCCGCGCGCGTCAAAGCGCAGGCGAAAGCCCGCTATAAAGCCCCGATGAGCGATGCGCTGCGCCAGCTCGCCAATGTGTTTATTCCGCTTATTCCGGCCTTTATCGCCTCCGGGCTGATTACCGGCATTATCAATATCCTTAAGCGCCCGGATATCGTCGGTAATTTCGCCACCAGTTATCCCAATTTGCTTGGCCTGCTCGGCATTTTCGGCAGCGCCGTGTTCGCGATCATGAATATCCTCGTGGGCGTTAACGCCGCGCGGGTATTTGGCGGCTCGGTGGCGATGGGCGGCGTGATGGCGGGCATTCTCTCCAGCCCGCAGCTCGCGCAAATCACGCTCTTCGGCGAGCCGCTGCAGCCCGGCCGTGGCGGCGTGATCGCCGTGCTGCTGGTGGTGATGCTGATGTGCTGGCTTGAGAAAACGCTGCGCCGCCTGCTGCCGGTTTCCGTGGAGCTTATCCTTAACCCGCTGCTGACGACGCTCATTACCGGCGCCATCGCCATCGTGGCGCTGCAACCGCTGGGTGGCTTAATCTCAGAGGGCATCGCCCACGGCGCGTCGCTCGCTATCGATAAAGGCGGGCTGCTGGTGGGCGCGGTGCTGGCGGGCACGTTCTTACCGCTGGTGCTGACGGGGTTGCATCAGGGGCTGGTGCCCATTCATGTCGAACTGGTGCAGGCGCACGGTTATAACGCGCTGTTTCCTATCCTCGCGATGGCGGGCGTCGGCCAGATTGGCGCGTCGCTCGCGGTACTGATGAAAACCCGCAACGCGCGGCTGAAAAAGGTCATTAAAGGCGCGCTGCCGGTCGGGCTGCTCGGCATCGGCGAGCCGCTTATCTTCGGCGTGACGCTGCCGCTTGGCAAACCGTTTATCGGTGCCTGCCTCGGCGGGGCGGCAGGCGGCGCGATTATCAGCTACTTTAAAGTGGCGACGGTTATCACTTTCGGCATCTCCGGTTTGCCGCTGGCGTTAACCATCGTGACCGGAAAAGTGATGCTCTATCTGTTAGGCTATCTGGTAGCGGTGATCGCCGGTTTTCTGTTTACGTGGTTCCTGGGCTTTAACGATCCAGAGGAGTAA
- the yfhb gene encoding phosphatidylglycerophosphatase C: MANNERRVVFFDLDGTLHQQDMFGTFMRYLLRRQPLNLLLVIPLLPVVVGGLLIKGRAARWPMSLLLWGCTFGHSEARLKALENDFSGWFRQHVTAFPVVHERLTGYLTSTDADVWLITGSPQSLVEQVYYDTPWLPRVNVIASQMERRFGGWVLTLRCLGHEKVAQLERQIGTPLRLYSGYSDSKQDNPLLYFCQHRWRVTPQGQLQQLE, encoded by the coding sequence TTGGCCAATAACGAGCGTCGGGTAGTGTTTTTTGATCTGGATGGCACGCTGCATCAACAGGATATGTTCGGCACCTTTATGCGCTATCTGCTGCGGCGTCAGCCGCTCAACCTGCTGCTGGTTATTCCTCTGCTGCCCGTCGTGGTCGGCGGGCTGTTAATTAAAGGGCGCGCTGCCCGCTGGCCGATGAGCCTGCTGCTCTGGGGCTGCACATTTGGCCATAGCGAGGCGCGTCTTAAAGCGCTCGAAAACGATTTCTCCGGCTGGTTTCGCCAGCATGTGACCGCGTTTCCGGTCGTGCATGAGCGCCTGACCGGCTATCTCACCAGCACCGACGCCGATGTCTGGCTTATCACTGGCTCTCCGCAGTCGCTGGTGGAGCAGGTCTATTACGACACCCCGTGGTTGCCGCGCGTAAACGTCATCGCAAGCCAGATGGAACGCCGCTTCGGCGGCTGGGTGTTGACCCTGCGCTGCCTCGGCCATGAAAAAGTGGCGCAACTGGAGCGACAGATAGGCACGCCGCTGCGCCTCTACAGCGGCTACAGCGACAGCAAGCAGGACAACCCGCTGCTTTACTTCTGCCAGCACCGCTGGCGCGTGACGCCCCAGGGGCAGCTTCAACAGCTCGAATAA
- the mltF gene encoding membrane-bound lytic murein transglycosylase MltF produces MKKLKLNYLLIGVVTLLLAVALWPAIPWSGKADNRIAAIQARGVLRVSTIATPLTMYRVNETISGLDYELSQAFADYLGVKLEVTVRQNINQLFDDLDNNTADLLAAGLVYNEERSQHYQAGPIYYSVSQQMVYRVGSLRPRSLASIKDDQLTIAPGHVALSELQHLKETRYPDLSWRVDPKLSSNELMLQVAQGQLDYTIADSVAIGLFQRVHPQLAVALDLSDEQPVTWFSRRSGDNSLSAALLDFFNQINEDGTLARLEEKYLGHGNDFDYVDTRSFLRAVDNVLPELQPLFEKYATDIDWRLLAAISYQESHWDSQATSPTGVRGLMMLTRNTAQSLGLTDRLDAEQSISGGARYLKDMMSKVPESVPEEERIWFALAAYNMGYAHMLDARVLTAKQKGNPDSWADVKQRLPLLSQRPYYSKLTYGYARGHEAYAYVENIRKYQISLVGYLLEKEKQAVASAQPKLVQRYPTGITPQGLFPSPFSSLPLGPFSQAGAVGKTHSASPNTLAPLSPR; encoded by the coding sequence TTGAAAAAATTAAAGCTTAATTATCTGCTCATCGGCGTCGTTACCCTGCTGCTGGCAGTGGCCTTATGGCCGGCCATTCCCTGGTCCGGCAAAGCCGATAACCGTATCGCCGCTATTCAGGCGCGGGGGGTTTTGCGCGTCAGCACTATCGCCACGCCGCTGACCATGTATCGCGTCAATGAGACGATCTCCGGGCTCGATTATGAGCTCAGCCAGGCGTTTGCCGACTATCTGGGCGTCAAGCTCGAAGTCACCGTGCGCCAGAATATCAACCAGCTGTTTGATGACCTCGACAATAACACGGCCGATCTGCTCGCCGCAGGCCTGGTCTATAACGAAGAGCGCAGCCAGCACTATCAGGCTGGCCCCATTTATTACTCGGTGTCGCAGCAGATGGTTTACCGCGTCGGCAGCCTGCGCCCGCGCAGCCTCGCCAGTATCAAAGACGATCAGCTAACCATCGCGCCCGGTCATGTCGCGCTAAGCGAGCTGCAACACCTGAAGGAGACTCGCTACCCGGATTTAAGCTGGCGGGTCGATCCTAAGCTCAGCAGTAACGAGCTGATGTTGCAGGTGGCGCAGGGGCAACTGGATTACACCATTGCCGACTCGGTGGCTATCGGCCTGTTTCAGCGCGTCCACCCGCAACTGGCGGTGGCGCTGGATCTGAGCGACGAACAGCCGGTGACCTGGTTTAGCCGCCGCAGCGGCGATAACTCGCTTTCCGCCGCCCTGCTCGACTTTTTTAACCAGATTAACGAAGACGGTACGCTGGCGCGCCTTGAAGAAAAATACCTCGGCCACGGCAATGATTTCGATTATGTCGATACCCGCAGCTTCCTGCGCGCCGTCGATAATGTGCTGCCGGAGCTCCAGCCGCTGTTTGAAAAATACGCCACTGACATCGACTGGCGCTTGCTGGCGGCGATTTCGTATCAGGAATCCCACTGGGACAGCCAGGCCACCTCGCCGACCGGCGTGCGCGGGCTGATGATGCTGACCCGCAATACGGCGCAAAGCCTGGGCCTGACCGACAGGCTCGACGCCGAACAGAGCATCAGCGGCGGCGCGCGTTATCTGAAAGATATGATGAGCAAAGTACCGGAAAGCGTGCCGGAAGAGGAGCGGATCTGGTTTGCGCTGGCGGCGTACAATATGGGCTACGCGCATATGCTGGACGCCCGCGTGTTAACGGCGAAGCAGAAAGGCAACCCGGACAGCTGGGCGGATGTGAAGCAGCGGCTGCCGCTCCTGAGCCAGCGGCCTTATTACAGCAAACTGACCTATGGCTACGCGCGCGGCCATGAAGCTTACGCGTATGTGGAAAATATCCGGAAATACCAGATAAGCCTGGTGGGGTATTTGCTGGAGAAAGAAAAACAGGCGGTGGCCTCGGCTCAGCCTAAGCTTGTGCAGCGCTACCCGACGGGCATCACGCCGCAGGGTCTGTTCCCGTCGCCCTTTTCGTCGCTTCCTTTAGGGCCTTTTTCTCAAGCCGGCGCTGTCGGAAAAACGCACTCAGCATCGCCGAACACTCTGGCGCCATTATCCCCTCGATAA
- the purL gene encoding phosphoribosylformylglycinamidine synthase, with amino-acid sequence MMEILRGSPALSAFRINKLLARFKDAHLPVKTIYAEYVHFADLAAPLNAEEHARLERLLKYGPSLAGHAPSGRLLLVTPRPGTISPWSSKATDIAHNCGLSQIKRLERGVAYYIDADATAGDDAWQQIAAVLHDRMMESVFGALEEAAQLFSHHEPAPVQSVDLLGQGRHALADANVRLGLALAEDEIDYLHDAFTRLGRNPNDIELYMFAQANSEHCRHKIFNADWVIDGEKQPKSLFKMIKNTFEKTPNFVLSAYKDNAAVMEGSSVGRFYADHEAGRYAFHQEPAHILMKVETHNHPTAISPWPGAATGSGGEIRDEGATGRGAKPKAGLVGFSVSNLRIPGFEQPWEEDFGKPDRIVTALDIMTDGPLGGAAFNNEFGRPALNGYFRTYEEKVASHNGEELRGYHKPIMLAGGIGNIRADHVQKGDIPPGAKLIVLGGPAMNIGLGGGAASSMASGQSDADLDFASVQRDNPEMERRCQEVIDRCWQLGEANPILFIHDVGAGGLSNAMPELVSDGGRGGRFELRDILSDEPGMSPLEVWCNESQERYVLAVAPEQLALFDELCRRERAPYAVIGEATEELHLTLNDSHFDNQPVDMPLDVLLGKTPKMTRDVTRLQAAGQPFDRTGITLADAVKRVLHLPTVAEKTFLVTIGDRTVTGMVARDQMVGPWQVPVANCAVTTASLDSYYGEAMAMGERAPVALLDFAASARLAVGEALTNIAATQIGDIKRLKLSANWMAAAGHPGEDAGLYEAVKAVGEELCPQLGLTIPVGKDSMSMKTRWQQNGEQREMTSPLSLVISAFARVEDVRRTVTPELTTEDNALLFIDLGNGHHALGATALAQVYRQLGDTPADVRDAGQLKCFYDAIQALVAQRKLLAYHDRSDGGLLVTLAEMAFAGHCGIEADIAALGDDALAALFNEELGAVIQIAAAEREQVERVLKDHGLGECTHYLGKAVAGDRFTLTAGDNLVYSESRTQLRMWWAETTWQMQRLRDNPECADQEHQAKANDSDPGLNVKLTFDIKEDIAAPFIATGARPKVAVLREQGVNSHVEMAAAFHRAGFEAIDVHMSDLLAGRRGLGDFHTLVACGGFSYGDVLGAGEGWAKSILFNDRVRDEFTEFFHRPQTLALGVCNGCQMMSNLRELIPGSELWPRFVRNQSDRFEARFSLVEVTASPSLLLDGMTGSHMPIAVSHGEGRVEVRDAAHLAALESKGLVALRYIDNFGAVTETYPANPNGSPNGITAVTTESGRVTIMMPHPERVFRTVANSWHPANWGEDSPWMRIFRNARKQLG; translated from the coding sequence ATGATGGAAATTCTGCGTGGTTCGCCCGCTCTGTCGGCATTTCGTATTAACAAACTGCTGGCTCGTTTCAAAGACGCTCACCTCCCGGTGAAAACCATTTATGCCGAGTATGTTCATTTTGCTGACCTCGCCGCACCGCTGAATGCCGAAGAGCACGCGCGCCTTGAGCGCCTGCTGAAATATGGGCCGAGCCTTGCGGGCCATGCTCCGTCCGGACGCCTGCTGCTGGTCACGCCGCGTCCCGGCACCATCTCTCCCTGGTCCTCTAAAGCGACAGATATCGCCCACAACTGCGGGCTCAGTCAGATTAAACGCCTGGAGCGCGGCGTGGCGTACTACATTGACGCCGACGCGACGGCGGGCGATGACGCCTGGCAGCAGATAGCGGCGGTGCTGCACGACCGCATGATGGAGAGCGTCTTCGGCGCGCTGGAAGAGGCGGCGCAACTGTTTTCGCATCATGAGCCCGCGCCGGTGCAGAGCGTGGATCTGCTGGGACAGGGCCGTCATGCGCTGGCCGACGCCAACGTACGTCTGGGGCTGGCGCTGGCGGAAGATGAAATCGACTACCTGCACGACGCGTTCACCCGCCTGGGGCGCAACCCGAATGACATCGAGCTCTATATGTTCGCGCAGGCCAACTCCGAACACTGCCGCCACAAAATTTTCAACGCCGACTGGGTTATCGACGGCGAAAAACAGCCGAAATCGCTGTTTAAGATGATCAAAAACACGTTCGAGAAGACGCCGAACTTCGTGCTCTCCGCCTATAAAGACAATGCGGCGGTCATGGAAGGCTCCTCGGTGGGGCGTTTCTACGCCGACCATGAGGCGGGCCGCTACGCCTTCCATCAGGAGCCGGCGCACATCCTGATGAAAGTGGAAACGCATAACCACCCCACCGCCATTTCGCCGTGGCCGGGCGCCGCGACGGGCTCCGGCGGCGAAATCCGCGACGAAGGCGCGACGGGGCGCGGCGCGAAGCCGAAAGCGGGCCTGGTGGGTTTTTCCGTCTCGAACCTGCGTATCCCGGGCTTTGAACAGCCGTGGGAAGAGGATTTCGGCAAGCCGGATCGCATCGTCACCGCGCTCGACATTATGACCGACGGCCCGCTTGGCGGCGCGGCGTTCAACAACGAATTTGGCCGCCCGGCGCTGAACGGCTATTTCCGTACTTATGAAGAGAAAGTGGCGAGCCACAACGGCGAAGAGCTGCGCGGCTATCACAAGCCGATTATGCTCGCGGGCGGCATCGGCAACATCCGCGCCGACCACGTGCAGAAAGGTGACATTCCGCCAGGGGCTAAGCTGATTGTGCTTGGCGGCCCGGCAATGAATATCGGCCTCGGCGGCGGCGCGGCGTCCTCTATGGCGTCCGGCCAGTCCGACGCCGATCTCGATTTCGCCTCGGTACAGCGCGATAACCCGGAAATGGAGCGCCGCTGTCAGGAGGTCATCGACCGCTGCTGGCAGCTGGGCGAGGCCAACCCGATCCTCTTTATTCATGACGTCGGCGCGGGCGGTCTTTCTAACGCCATGCCGGAGCTGGTGAGTGACGGCGGCCGCGGCGGGCGCTTTGAACTGCGCGATATTTTAAGCGACGAGCCGGGCATGAGCCCGCTGGAAGTCTGGTGTAACGAGTCCCAGGAGCGTTACGTCCTGGCTGTGGCTCCGGAGCAACTGGCGCTGTTCGACGAACTTTGCCGCCGCGAGCGCGCGCCTTACGCCGTCATTGGCGAGGCGACCGAAGAGCTGCATCTGACGCTCAACGACAGCCACTTCGACAACCAGCCGGTGGATATGCCGCTCGACGTACTGCTCGGCAAAACGCCGAAAATGACGCGCGATGTCACCCGCCTGCAGGCGGCGGGTCAGCCGTTTGACCGCACCGGCATTACGCTTGCCGACGCGGTTAAACGTGTATTGCACCTGCCGACCGTTGCCGAAAAAACCTTCCTTGTGACGATTGGCGATCGCACCGTGACCGGCATGGTGGCGCGCGATCAGATGGTCGGCCCGTGGCAGGTGCCGGTGGCCAACTGCGCGGTGACCACCGCAAGCCTCGACAGCTACTACGGTGAAGCGATGGCAATGGGCGAACGTGCGCCGGTGGCGCTGCTGGACTTCGCCGCCTCCGCTCGCCTGGCGGTGGGTGAAGCGCTCACTAACATCGCGGCGACGCAGATCGGTGATATCAAACGCCTGAAACTTTCCGCTAACTGGATGGCGGCGGCAGGGCACCCGGGCGAAGACGCCGGTCTCTACGAGGCGGTGAAAGCGGTCGGCGAAGAGCTTTGTCCGCAGCTGGGCCTGACCATTCCGGTCGGCAAAGATTCGATGTCGATGAAAACCCGCTGGCAGCAGAATGGCGAGCAGCGCGAGATGACCTCGCCGCTGTCGCTGGTCATCTCGGCGTTCGCCCGCGTGGAAGACGTGCGCCGCACCGTGACGCCGGAACTGACCACCGAAGATAACGCGCTGCTGTTTATCGATCTTGGCAACGGCCACCACGCGCTGGGCGCGACGGCGCTCGCGCAGGTTTATCGTCAGCTTGGCGATACGCCAGCCGACGTGCGCGACGCCGGTCAGCTGAAATGCTTCTATGACGCCATTCAGGCGCTGGTGGCGCAGCGTAAACTGCTGGCCTACCACGACCGCTCCGACGGCGGCCTGCTGGTGACGCTCGCTGAGATGGCGTTCGCGGGCCACTGCGGCATTGAAGCGGATATCGCGGCGCTGGGCGACGACGCGCTGGCAGCCCTCTTTAACGAAGAGCTCGGCGCGGTTATCCAGATTGCCGCCGCCGAGCGCGAGCAGGTAGAGCGCGTGCTGAAAGATCACGGTCTGGGCGAGTGTACGCACTACCTCGGCAAGGCGGTGGCGGGGGATCGTTTCACCCTGACTGCGGGTGATAACCTGGTGTACAGCGAAAGCCGCACCCAGCTTCGCATGTGGTGGGCGGAAACCACCTGGCAGATGCAGCGCCTGCGCGATAACCCGGAGTGCGCCGATCAGGAGCATCAGGCGAAAGCCAATGACAGCGATCCGGGCCTGAACGTCAAACTGACTTTCGACATTAAAGAAGATATCGCGGCGCCGTTTATCGCGACCGGCGCGCGCCCGAAAGTGGCGGTGCTGCGCGAGCAGGGCGTGAACTCCCACGTGGAGATGGCGGCGGCATTTCACCGTGCGGGCTTCGAAGCCATCGACGTGCATATGAGCGATCTGCTCGCCGGTCGTCGCGGCCTCGGCGATTTCCATACGCTGGTGGCGTGCGGCGGCTTCTCTTACGGCGACGTGCTGGGCGCGGGCGAGGGCTGGGCGAAATCCATTCTCTTTAACGACCGCGTGCGCGACGAGTTCACCGAGTTCTTCCACCGTCCGCAGACGCTGGCGCTCGGCGTCTGTAACGGTTGCCAGATGATGTCTAACCTGCGTGAGCTTATTCCCGGCAGCGAGCTGTGGCCGCGCTTCGTGCGTAACCAGTCTGACCGCTTTGAGGCGCGCTTTAGCCTGGTGGAAGTGACCGCCAGTCCGTCGCTGCTGCTGGACGGCATGACCGGCTCCCATATGCCGATTGCGGTTTCTCACGGCGAAGGCCGCGTGGAAGTACGCGACGCCGCGCATCTGGCGGCGCTGGAGAGCAAAGGTCTGGTGGCGCTGCGCTACATTGACAATTTCGGCGCGGTGACGGAAACCTACCCGGCCAACCCGAACGGCTCGCCGAATGGTATTACTGCCGTTACGACCGAAAGCGGGCGCGTCACTATCATGATGCCGCACCCGGAACGCGTATTCCGCACCGTGGCGAACTCCTGGCACCCGGCGAACTGGGGCGAGGACAGCCCGTGGATGCGTATTTTCCGCAACGCGCGCAAGCAGCTCGGTTAA
- a CDS encoding sensor histidine kinase: MKRWPAFPRSLRQLVMMAFLLVMVPLLFLAWQAWQSLNTLSAQAAQTNTLTQMDARRSEAMTNIALEMERSYRQYCVLDDLTLAKVYESQRQRYSRMLEAQASVLPDARLYKALRQSLVELAQLQCQNSGPKPDAAAGLEAFADTNTRLVQATRAVIYARGQQLQQEIAARGQLFGWQALALFLASLALVLLFTRMIIGPVKGIERMINRLGEGKSPGATIMFKGPRELRSVGQRIIWLSERLAWLESQRHQFLRHISHELKTPLASMREGTELLADEVVGPLTAEQREVVEILDTSSRNLQTLIEQLLDYNRKLAGGAVELEKVELKPLVDIVMASHSLPARAKMMHTEVSLADADCLAEPMLLMSVLDNLYSNAVHYGRESGTIYLRSRRQGNTLCIEVANTGTPIPEAEREMIFEPFYQGSHQRKGAVKGSGLGLSIAQDCIRRMHGELRLVEDETTDVCFRIELPLFDPERLKK, from the coding sequence GTGAAACGCTGGCCCGCTTTTCCCCGCTCGCTTCGCCAACTGGTCATGATGGCCTTTTTACTGGTGATGGTGCCGCTGCTGTTTCTCGCCTGGCAGGCGTGGCAGAGCCTTAACACGTTAAGCGCCCAGGCGGCGCAAACCAACACGCTCACCCAGATGGACGCCCGGCGCAGCGAGGCGATGACCAATATCGCGCTCGAAATGGAGCGCAGCTATCGCCAGTACTGCGTGCTGGACGATCTCACGCTCGCGAAAGTGTATGAAAGTCAGCGCCAGCGCTACTCCCGAATGCTGGAAGCGCAGGCAAGCGTGTTGCCGGACGCCCGCCTCTATAAAGCCCTGCGCCAGAGCCTGGTGGAGCTGGCGCAGTTGCAATGCCAGAACAGCGGCCCGAAGCCGGACGCCGCGGCGGGCCTTGAAGCCTTTGCCGATACCAACACCCGGCTGGTGCAGGCCACCCGCGCCGTGATTTACGCCCGCGGCCAGCAGCTCCAGCAGGAAATCGCCGCGCGCGGTCAGCTTTTTGGCTGGCAGGCGCTGGCGCTGTTTCTGGCGAGCCTCGCGCTGGTACTGCTCTTTACCCGCATGATTATCGGCCCGGTGAAGGGCATTGAACGGATGATCAACCGGCTGGGGGAGGGCAAATCGCCTGGCGCCACGATAATGTTCAAAGGCCCGCGCGAGCTGCGCTCGGTGGGGCAGCGGATTATCTGGTTAAGCGAACGCCTCGCGTGGCTGGAGTCCCAGCGGCACCAGTTTCTGCGCCATATCTCTCATGAATTAAAAACACCGCTCGCCAGCATGCGCGAGGGCACTGAACTGCTGGCCGATGAGGTCGTCGGGCCGCTCACCGCGGAGCAGCGCGAAGTGGTGGAAATTCTTGATACCAGCAGCCGCAATCTGCAAACGCTCATAGAGCAACTTCTTGATTACAACCGTAAACTCGCGGGCGGGGCGGTAGAGCTGGAGAAGGTCGAGCTCAAACCGCTGGTGGATATCGTAATGGCCTCACACAGTCTCCCGGCGCGGGCTAAAATGATGCATACCGAGGTGTCGCTCGCTGACGCTGACTGTCTGGCGGAGCCGATGCTACTGATGAGCGTGCTGGATAATCTCTATTCCAATGCGGTGCACTACGGGCGCGAATCCGGTACCATTTATCTGCGAAGCCGCCGTCAGGGCAATACGCTATGTATTGAGGTGGCGAATACCGGTACGCCCATTCCTGAGGCGGAGCGGGAAATGATTTTCGAGCCCTTTTATCAGGGAAGCCATCAACGTAAAGGGGCGGTGAAAGGCAGCGGCCTGGGCTTAAGTATTGCTCAGGATTGCATCCGACGTATGCACGGCGAACTGCGGCTGGTCGAGGATGAAACGACCGACGTCTGTTTTCGCATTGAATTACCGCTCTTTGACCCGGAACGACTAAAAAAATGA
- the qseG gene encoding two-component system QseEF-associated lipoprotein QseG: MNSRLVSAWRSLRARGTTSFSLRRLACSALLPCLLAGCVQSPVSSNIKQHRDPKLPEQQLADFLFTDCSGIWQLSGQSVESNPLFWLRGMDCAERLAPAEARAQARRFPDETWQHAFRRGILLANARITPAERRNYLTTLSATAGEIPAHVRPLYEAWRDGQAAQLALSEERGRYSKLQQSADSELDALREQQRHLRSQLELTTRKLENLTDIERQLSTRKSAGGYIQDSSHNPDGTEKENAAPTGKDTAPAQEETRP; this comes from the coding sequence ATGAATTCACGTCTGGTAAGCGCATGGCGCAGCCTGCGCGCGCGCGGCACAACCTCTTTCTCTCTTCGCAGGCTGGCATGCTCGGCGCTGTTGCCCTGCCTGTTAGCAGGCTGCGTACAGAGCCCGGTCTCCAGTAACATCAAACAACACCGCGACCCCAAACTGCCGGAACAGCAGCTGGCGGATTTCCTGTTCACCGACTGTTCAGGTATCTGGCAGCTCTCTGGTCAGAGTGTCGAAAGCAACCCGCTGTTCTGGCTGCGCGGCATGGACTGCGCCGAGCGGCTGGCGCCCGCCGAGGCGCGCGCCCAGGCGCGCCGCTTCCCCGATGAAACCTGGCAGCACGCCTTCCGGCGCGGCATTTTACTGGCGAATGCGCGTATTACACCCGCCGAGCGTCGCAATTATCTCACCACGCTTAGCGCTACCGCCGGCGAAATTCCGGCGCATGTGCGTCCGCTGTATGAAGCTTGGCGCGACGGCCAGGCGGCGCAGCTGGCGTTGTCGGAAGAGCGCGGGCGCTACAGCAAGCTTCAGCAAAGCGCCGACAGCGAACTTGACGCCCTGCGCGAGCAGCAGCGCCACCTGCGCAGCCAGCTTGAACTCACGACCCGTAAGCTTGAAAACCTGACGGATATTGAACGCCAGCTCTCCACGCGCAAAAGCGCAGGCGGCTATATTCAGGACAGCAGCCACAACCCGGACGGCACCGAAAAAGAAAATGCGGCACCGACCGGAAAAGATACCGCGCCCGCGCAGGAGGAGACCAGGCCATGA